From the genome of Ornithobacterium rhinotracheale, one region includes:
- a CDS encoding ATP-dependent helicase: MRSNYLDELNDVQRQAVEATEGPVMVIAGAGSGKTRVLTYRIAHLINQGVDSFNILALTFTNKAAREMKERIAKVVGASEAKNIWMGTFHSIFARILRVEAPLLGYPANFTIYDQQDALSILKKVIKEMNLDPDVYKPKQILNRISQFKNNLITVRAYFNNPEIMEADAIALRPQTGEIYKRYVEKCFKSGGMDFDDLLLRTNEVLTRFPEVLAKYQNRFRYILVDEYQDTNHSQYLIVKALASRFENICVVGDDAQSIYAFRGANIRNILNFNKDYKDAQSFALEQNYRSTQNIVNAANDIIAKNKEQLKKNVWTSNDAGTKIPIYRALTDMDEARYIAAQIFEKKMQHKYSNSDFAVLYRTNAQSRAIEEALRKKNIPYRIYGGMSFYQRKEVKDLIAYLRLLVNPNDEEALMRIINYPVRGIGNTTQQQLTVFADRVGKPIMEILFNLPHYATQLKLNARAFNALNNFATMLQSFAVKLKTSDVYDVALQVAKESGMLKTLSEDETPEGRSRLENLQELLNSLQGYVEEQSQIEGGNPTLQGFLEDAALSTDADKDETDTDKVSLMTVHLAKGLEFPVVFVVGLEENLFPSQMNLNSRQELEEERRLFYVALTRAEKEALLSYSVSRSRWGKIVDAEPSRFLEEISDQYLDWKNPSPVTPMNSTGLSVDLFDDEFPIFTRKEKNEPISYKRKIKKALPSTSNQNLKKLSEAKLQAGDSVNQSLKVDSVVLHDRFGRGVVKSIEGEVGDEKAIINFENAGEKKLLLRFAKLRIVG; encoded by the coding sequence ATGAGAAGTAACTATTTAGATGAATTAAATGATGTCCAGCGCCAAGCAGTAGAGGCCACCGAAGGCCCCGTGATGGTAATAGCAGGAGCAGGCTCTGGAAAAACTCGGGTTTTAACCTATCGCATTGCACACTTAATCAATCAAGGAGTAGATAGCTTTAATATCCTTGCCCTCACCTTTACCAATAAGGCAGCGCGCGAGATGAAGGAGCGCATCGCAAAAGTAGTGGGCGCTAGCGAGGCTAAAAACATCTGGATGGGAACTTTTCACTCCATTTTTGCTAGAATTTTGAGAGTGGAAGCGCCGCTCTTGGGCTATCCCGCTAATTTTACCATTTATGACCAGCAAGATGCCCTCTCTATCTTAAAAAAAGTCATCAAGGAGATGAACCTAGACCCAGATGTCTACAAGCCAAAACAAATCTTAAATCGAATTTCTCAGTTTAAAAATAACTTAATCACGGTGCGAGCTTATTTCAACAATCCCGAAATCATGGAAGCCGATGCCATTGCATTGCGACCACAAACGGGCGAAATTTATAAACGCTATGTGGAGAAATGCTTCAAATCAGGTGGAATGGATTTTGATGATTTGCTATTGCGCACCAATGAGGTTTTAACCCGTTTCCCAGAAGTTTTGGCCAAATATCAAAACCGATTTAGGTATATCCTAGTGGATGAGTATCAAGATACCAATCACTCCCAGTACTTAATCGTAAAGGCGCTGGCTTCAAGGTTCGAGAACATTTGTGTAGTGGGCGATGATGCACAGTCGATTTATGCGTTCCGTGGGGCAAATATTCGAAATATTTTAAACTTTAATAAAGATTATAAAGATGCGCAATCCTTTGCCCTAGAACAAAACTACCGCTCTACCCAAAACATCGTGAATGCGGCCAATGACATCATCGCTAAAAACAAGGAGCAGCTTAAAAAAAATGTATGGACCTCTAATGATGCAGGCACCAAAATTCCCATTTACCGTGCCCTTACCGATATGGACGAGGCGCGATACATTGCAGCACAAATCTTTGAGAAGAAAATGCAGCACAAGTATAGCAACAGCGATTTTGCCGTGCTGTATCGCACCAATGCACAATCGCGCGCGATAGAGGAGGCCCTGCGCAAAAAAAATATACCTTATAGAATCTACGGCGGTATGTCCTTTTACCAAAGAAAAGAGGTGAAAGACCTCATCGCTTACTTGCGCCTGCTTGTAAACCCAAATGATGAGGAAGCCCTTATGCGCATCATCAATTATCCCGTGCGAGGCATTGGCAACACCACGCAGCAGCAGCTCACAGTATTTGCCGATAGAGTAGGCAAGCCCATTATGGAAATCCTTTTCAATCTACCGCACTACGCCACACAATTAAAGCTAAACGCCAGAGCTTTTAATGCACTAAATAATTTTGCCACAATGCTACAAAGTTTTGCTGTAAAGCTAAAAACTAGCGATGTATACGATGTGGCACTCCAAGTAGCCAAAGAATCTGGAATGCTTAAAACACTAAGCGAAGACGAGACCCCAGAAGGGCGCTCCCGATTGGAAAACTTGCAAGAATTGCTCAATAGCTTGCAGGGCTATGTCGAGGAACAAAGCCAAATCGAAGGCGGAAATCCCACCCTACAAGGCTTTCTAGAAGATGCCGCCCTCTCTACCGATGCCGACAAAGATGAAACTGATACCGATAAAGTTTCGCTGATGACGGTGCATTTGGCTAAGGGATTGGAGTTTCCTGTGGTTTTTGTCGTGGGCTTGGAAGAAAATTTATTCCCATCTCAAATGAATTTAAACTCCCGCCAAGAGCTTGAAGAAGAGCGCCGATTGTTCTATGTAGCCCTCACACGCGCCGAGAAAGAAGCCTTGCTTTCTTACTCTGTTTCGCGTAGCCGTTGGGGCAAAATTGTAGACGCCGAACCGAGCCGATTTTTGGAAGAAATTAGCGATCAATATCTGGATTGGAAAAACCCAAGTCCTGTAACGCCTATGAACAGCACGGGGCTTTCGGTAGATTTGTTTGATGATGAGTTTCCAATTTTTACCCGAAAAGAGAAGAACGAACCGATTTCGTACAAACGAAAAATCAAAAAAGCTTTGCCGAGCACAAGCAATCAGAATTTAAAGAAATTGAGCGAAGCAAAATTGCAAGCGGGCGATTCTGTTAATCAATCACTTAAAGTGGATAGCGTAGTGCTCCATGACCGATTTGGTAGAGGAGTGGTGAAAAGTATTGAGGGTGAGGTGGGCGATGAAAAAGCCATTATAAACTTTGAAAACGCTGGCGAAAAGAAATTACTTTTGCGTTTTGCTAAACTCAGAATTGTAGGGTAA
- the crcB gene encoding fluoride efflux transporter CrcB, with product MFKNLLFIFLGGGAGSIFRYLLSFFNAEYSYGTFLANFLGCLLLGALLGLGQRSLFSQPVYLLLSVGFCGGFTTFSTFTAETFKMLSSGEYLEFLVYSLGTFVLCLAGVVLGNKVVDFF from the coding sequence ATGTTTAAGAATCTATTATTTATCTTCCTAGGCGGAGGCGCGGGTAGCATTTTTCGGTATTTGCTCTCGTTCTTTAATGCAGAGTACTCATACGGGACATTTTTGGCCAATTTTTTAGGTTGCTTGTTGCTTGGCGCATTGCTTGGGCTCGGGCAGCGGAGCCTTTTTAGCCAGCCCGTATATTTATTGCTCTCGGTGGGCTTTTGTGGAGGGTTTACGACATTTTCCACCTTTACAGCGGAGACATTCAAAATGCTATCCAGCGGCGAGTATTTGGAGTTTTTAGTGTATAGCTTAGGCACTTTTGTCCTTTGCCTTGCGGGAGTGGTTTTAGGTAATAAGGTGGTTGATTTCTTTTAA
- a CDS encoding SDR family NAD(P)-dependent oxidoreductase → MRYAVVTGVSSGIGKAICEKFLAKGLYVFGSVRKKEDAKYFEEKYPNTFHTLVFDTTDYPAVDKAVEEIHKVVGKKGLSVLVNNAGVAKYGPIQHVPIEELRQQYEVNVFASVYLTQKLLWLLGASKEAKWQGKVIQISSTAGVMTRPMLGPYSSSKHAVEAIYDALRRELMIYGVEVVLIEPGPIKTEIWGKAKSGGNPYKDTDYGEIFAQLDKAVDEIEKIGLPVEAVAGKAWEAFVAKKPKARYVVAPKKLMFKAAMYLIPDRMLDKIFYKDLKKLTQES, encoded by the coding sequence ATGAGATATGCAGTAGTTACTGGTGTTTCCTCTGGAATAGGAAAAGCCATTTGCGAAAAGTTTTTAGCCAAAGGTTTGTATGTCTTCGGGAGCGTTCGCAAAAAAGAAGATGCCAAATATTTCGAAGAAAAATACCCAAATACTTTTCATACGCTAGTTTTTGACACAACAGATTATCCTGCAGTGGACAAAGCCGTGGAAGAAATCCACAAAGTGGTGGGCAAAAAAGGCTTGAGCGTACTAGTAAACAACGCAGGAGTTGCCAAATATGGACCTATTCAGCATGTGCCGATTGAAGAATTAAGACAACAATACGAGGTAAATGTCTTTGCGTCCGTATATCTTACACAAAAATTATTGTGGCTACTCGGTGCCTCAAAAGAAGCCAAATGGCAAGGAAAAGTCATTCAAATTAGCTCTACCGCTGGCGTAATGACACGCCCTATGCTTGGTCCATACTCATCGTCTAAACACGCAGTTGAAGCCATCTACGATGCACTAAGAAGAGAGCTTATGATTTACGGCGTAGAGGTGGTTTTAATTGAACCAGGACCAATTAAAACTGAAATTTGGGGCAAAGCCAAATCAGGCGGAAATCCGTATAAAGACACCGATTATGGCGAAATCTTTGCACAATTAGATAAGGCGGTAGACGAAATAGAGAAAATCGGCTTGCCCGTGGAAGCTGTTGCCGGCAAAGCGTGGGAAGCTTTTGTAGCTAAAAAACCTAAAGCACGCTATGTCGTGGCTCCAAAAAAATTAATGTTTAAAGCTGCGATGTACCTCATTCCAGATCGCATGCTCGACAAGATTTTCTACAAAGATTTAAAAAAACTTACACAAGAATCATAA
- a CDS encoding glycoside hydrolase family 2 TIM barrel-domain containing protein gives MKKMLIGLSFLCAMSMQAQQAEKPYLDPYYENPAMQEENRLPMRATYFPYESVDLAKKNDPSASSRFLDLNGTWKFKWVKDRKQLPKDFYATKFNDAKWDNFKVPATWEFNGYGTPIYVNESFEFAMKNPQPPNIPDSIDQPAAAYRRTIDIPSSWDGKEIFIHLGAVKSAYKLYVNGKYVGFGKDSKLPSEFNLTPYLKTGKNLIALEVRRWSDASFLEAQDMWRLSGITRDCYLYARPKMHFFDYESISQLINHYKDGEMRLRVQAFNNTDENQEKSTIEANLYDDQGKKVWTGKQTLSRLKMPHGKTENQFLANIPNAKPWTAETPNLYTLELILRDKDGKLQEVIRRPTGFRTVEIKGPVFLINGVPVKIKGVNRHDANSQTGQVVSKQDMEKDVKLMKELNINAVRTSHYPNDPYFYDLCDKYGLYVMDEANVENHGMHYSADRTLANKPEWEKAHLMRISRMEQRDKNHPSIFSWSMGNESGNGWNFYQGYKALKGLDPSRPIHYELAARDWNIDMESRMYRDLNFLKDYINSNPKKPFIQCEYSHAMGNSLGGHQEYWDLYESHPSLMGGFIWDWMDQGVEKKVNGKTIYGYGGDWGDKNTPSDNNFLNNGVIGPNHSLHPHAYEVRRVQQFIAFTYLNGVVNVKNKYFFQSLDNFVIHWQLLRNGKVMTEGNFEPTGISPQKSKNYKLPISVLNNAEYILQLTAYTKAKDGILDAHTPLAFGEFFLTPYRRQVYSTPLQANINIEENDQKISISNDKFSASISKNKGLLEEYTVGGKLIFNQGPYANFWRPGTDNDFGARLPKNYKNLKDADQNGEVESLSYKALNTGEIQVTIVKKLVNKTIQFTQTFTFDAAGSILVDNKYTPLKNDNKAISFKIGTHMILPTDFTNIEWYGRGPWESYQDRKQSAMVGLYKGAIKDQYHPYIRPQESGNKSDVRYAKITRDDGSGFTIEPQSSFLNVNALPYAPEQLYPGEEKGQTHSGELEYDKNVHLDIDLNQLGLGGINSWGSLPLEKYRVYLYKPYEYSYRIIPFNQ, from the coding sequence ATGAAAAAAATGCTTATTGGGTTGAGTTTTCTCTGTGCAATGTCTATGCAAGCACAGCAGGCAGAGAAACCGTATTTAGACCCGTATTACGAAAATCCTGCGATGCAGGAAGAAAATCGTTTGCCTATGCGAGCCACCTACTTCCCTTATGAATCGGTGGATCTTGCAAAGAAAAACGACCCGTCTGCATCTTCAAGATTTTTAGACTTGAATGGGACTTGGAAATTTAAATGGGTAAAAGACCGCAAACAATTGCCCAAAGATTTCTATGCCACTAAGTTTAATGATGCTAAATGGGACAATTTTAAAGTTCCTGCCACTTGGGAATTTAATGGATACGGAACGCCAATTTATGTAAACGAAAGTTTCGAATTTGCGATGAAAAATCCGCAACCACCTAACATTCCAGATAGCATCGATCAGCCCGCAGCTGCGTATCGCAGAACCATTGATATTCCAAGCAGCTGGGACGGAAAAGAGATTTTCATTCATTTAGGTGCCGTAAAATCCGCTTATAAATTATATGTAAATGGTAAATATGTAGGATTTGGAAAGGACAGCAAACTGCCATCTGAGTTTAATCTTACCCCTTATCTAAAGACTGGCAAAAACCTCATAGCGCTAGAAGTGCGACGCTGGAGCGACGCAAGTTTCCTAGAGGCACAAGATATGTGGAGGCTCTCTGGCATCACTAGAGATTGCTACCTCTATGCAAGACCAAAAATGCACTTCTTTGATTACGAATCTATTTCTCAGCTTATCAATCATTACAAAGATGGAGAAATGCGACTTCGTGTTCAGGCATTTAATAATACCGACGAAAATCAAGAAAAAAGCACCATCGAAGCGAATTTGTACGACGACCAAGGCAAAAAAGTTTGGACAGGCAAGCAAACTTTATCTAGATTAAAAATGCCTCACGGAAAAACTGAAAATCAATTTTTAGCTAATATTCCAAATGCTAAGCCTTGGACAGCAGAAACTCCAAATCTTTATACCCTAGAATTAATTTTAAGAGATAAAGACGGAAAATTGCAAGAAGTGATCCGTCGTCCTACAGGGTTTAGAACCGTGGAAATCAAAGGTCCTGTTTTCTTAATCAATGGTGTGCCTGTTAAGATTAAAGGTGTAAACCGCCACGATGCTAATTCGCAAACGGGGCAAGTAGTCTCTAAACAGGATATGGAAAAAGATGTTAAACTAATGAAGGAACTTAACATCAATGCCGTGCGTACCTCTCACTACCCTAATGACCCGTATTTCTATGACTTATGCGATAAATATGGGCTCTATGTAATGGATGAGGCTAATGTGGAAAACCACGGTATGCATTACAGCGCTGATAGAACTTTGGCCAATAAACCTGAATGGGAGAAAGCTCACCTAATGCGCATCTCCCGTATGGAGCAACGCGATAAAAATCACCCGAGCATCTTCTCTTGGAGTATGGGCAACGAATCTGGCAACGGCTGGAACTTTTACCAAGGCTACAAAGCCCTCAAAGGCTTAGACCCCTCACGCCCTATACACTACGAGTTGGCCGCAAGAGATTGGAATATCGATATGGAATCTCGAATGTACAGAGACTTAAACTTCCTAAAAGATTACATCAATAGCAACCCTAAAAAGCCCTTCATTCAGTGCGAATACTCTCACGCTATGGGCAATAGCCTTGGTGGCCACCAAGAGTACTGGGACTTATACGAAAGCCACCCCTCACTTATGGGAGGCTTCATTTGGGACTGGATGGACCAAGGCGTGGAGAAAAAAGTAAACGGAAAAACTATCTACGGATACGGCGGAGACTGGGGAGACAAAAATACACCAAGCGATAACAATTTCTTGAACAATGGTGTAATAGGGCCAAACCACAGCCTCCACCCTCACGCCTATGAAGTGCGACGCGTTCAGCAATTTATCGCATTTACTTACCTAAATGGAGTGGTGAATGTGAAGAATAAATACTTCTTTCAGTCGCTAGACAACTTCGTTATCCACTGGCAACTATTGCGCAACGGAAAAGTAATGACCGAAGGAAACTTTGAACCTACTGGCATCTCACCACAAAAAAGTAAAAATTACAAGCTCCCCATCAGTGTCCTCAATAATGCCGAATACATCTTACAGCTCACCGCCTACACCAAGGCAAAAGATGGCATTCTAGATGCGCACACCCCGCTTGCATTTGGCGAATTCTTCTTAACCCCCTACCGAAGACAAGTGTACTCCACTCCATTGCAAGCCAATATTAATATCGAGGAAAATGACCAAAAAATAAGCATCAGTAATGATAAATTCTCGGCAAGCATTTCTAAAAATAAAGGATTGCTAGAAGAATACACCGTAGGAGGAAAACTCATCTTTAATCAAGGGCCTTATGCCAATTTCTGGCGCCCTGGCACTGATAATGACTTTGGAGCTAGATTACCTAAGAATTACAAAAATTTAAAAGATGCCGACCAAAACGGCGAAGTGGAAAGCCTAAGCTACAAAGCCCTAAACACAGGAGAAATTCAAGTGACTATCGTGAAGAAATTAGTAAACAAAACCATCCAATTCACACAAACATTCACTTTTGACGCGGCAGGAAGTATTTTAGTAGACAACAAATACACCCCTCTAAAAAATGATAACAAAGCCATAAGCTTTAAAATTGGAACACACATGATTTTGCCTACCGATTTCACTAATATTGAATGGTATGGTCGTGGTCCATGGGAAAGCTACCAAGACAGAAAACAATCTGCCATGGTAGGCTTATACAAAGGTGCCATCAAAGACCAATACCACCCATACATTCGTCCGCAAGAATCTGGCAACAAATCAGATGTGCGCTATGCCAAAATCACACGAGATGATGGTAGCGGATTCACCATAGAGCCACAAAGTAGCTTCCTTAATGTGAATGCCCTGCCCTATGCACCAGAACAATTATACCCTGGGGAAGAAAAAGGACAAACGCACTCAGGCGAATTGGAGTATGATAAAAATGTGCATCTTGACATCGATCTTAACCAATTAGGTTTGGGCGGAATCAATAGCTGGGGATCATTACCACTAGAGAAATACAGAGTTTATCTCTACAAACCATACGAATACTCATACCGAATAATTCCATTTAATCAATAA
- a CDS encoding glycogen synthase: MHIVHLSAECYPIAKVGGLGDVVGALPKYLNKIEGVESKVVMPYVYNAKTAEINKVLDHEAFLPFGKDKLEVKIWKTNDFGYNLYLIEIEGFAHREKVYGYGDDDYYFVAFQVAALYWIHQWDEMPDVIHCHDYHTGFIPFLMKYAHQYPKFRETPSVFTIHNGKYQGQMPWEIADYFPWFDTWQMPLLVWDNCINAMATAVKCAWRVNTVSQQYMKELMDGDASLAPLFRQEWQKCTGILNGIDNDEWNPETDKNLVFNYSQKNAIKGKTENKKALCKRFGFDEKLPIITFIGRFVDQKGVDVLADAIWKAINILNFQANFFILGSGEQNLSEGVQQMKYYLDDRFNLFIGYDEALARIAYAGSDFMIMPSRFEPCGLNQFYTFRYGGLPIVRTVGGLLDSVIDFEDEGGNGIRFINLSSDDILHAIHRAITLKADKKRINAIIKNNMKLDFSWDKAAHNYLDMYKNLKPE, from the coding sequence ATGCATATCGTACACCTATCAGCAGAATGTTACCCAATCGCAAAAGTAGGCGGGCTGGGCGATGTCGTGGGAGCGCTCCCTAAGTATTTAAATAAAATTGAAGGCGTGGAATCCAAAGTGGTGATGCCCTATGTGTATAACGCAAAAACGGCGGAAATTAATAAGGTGCTTGACCACGAGGCTTTCTTGCCCTTTGGCAAAGATAAATTAGAAGTAAAAATCTGGAAGACCAATGATTTTGGCTACAATCTATACCTCATCGAGATTGAGGGCTTTGCGCACCGTGAAAAAGTTTATGGCTATGGCGATGATGATTACTATTTTGTTGCCTTTCAAGTAGCGGCACTCTACTGGATTCACCAATGGGACGAAATGCCAGATGTGATTCATTGCCACGACTACCATACAGGGTTCATCCCTTTCTTGATGAAGTATGCCCACCAGTATCCTAAGTTTAGAGAGACGCCTTCTGTTTTCACAATTCATAACGGAAAATATCAAGGGCAAATGCCTTGGGAAATCGCCGACTATTTCCCGTGGTTTGATACTTGGCAAATGCCACTACTGGTGTGGGATAACTGCATCAATGCCATGGCAACTGCGGTGAAATGTGCTTGGCGCGTGAATACCGTTTCGCAACAATATATGAAGGAATTGATGGACGGAGATGCTAGCCTTGCACCACTCTTTAGGCAAGAATGGCAAAAATGCACCGGAATTCTAAACGGTATCGATAATGATGAATGGAATCCTGAAACGGATAAAAATTTAGTTTTCAACTATTCTCAAAAAAACGCCATCAAAGGAAAAACCGAAAACAAAAAAGCACTTTGCAAAAGATTTGGATTTGATGAAAAATTACCAATCATCACTTTCATCGGTCGTTTCGTAGACCAAAAAGGCGTAGATGTCTTGGCAGATGCCATTTGGAAAGCGATTAATATTTTAAATTTTCAAGCCAATTTCTTTATCCTAGGAAGTGGCGAACAGAATCTGAGCGAGGGCGTGCAGCAAATGAAGTATTATCTAGATGACAGATTTAATCTTTTCATCGGTTATGACGAAGCTCTGGCTCGCATTGCTTATGCAGGATCGGATTTTATGATTATGCCATCGAGATTTGAACCTTGTGGATTGAATCAGTTCTACACCTTTAGATATGGTGGCTTGCCGATTGTGCGCACAGTGGGTGGCTTGCTAGATTCGGTTATTGATTTTGAAGATGAGGGTGGAAATGGAATTAGATTTATCAACCTCAGCAGCGATGATATTTTACATGCGATTCACCGTGCCATCACACTCAAAGCGGATAAAAAAAGAATCAACGCAATTATTAAAAATAACATGAAACTAGATTTTTCTTGGGACAAAGCCGCTCATAATTATTTAGATATGTATAAAAACTTA
- a CDS encoding PLP-dependent cysteine synthase family protein, with the protein MVRLNRITQSVPGEVFAKLEMFNPGHSAKDRIAKYIIEDAEEKGLLKPGATIVETTSGNTGFAIAMNAIVKGYKCIVAVSDKTKEDKIAFLKALGAEVHMCPANVPADDPRSYYETARRIAEETPNSIYINQYFNPKNIEAHYHSTGKEIWEQTEGKITHLFACSGTGGTISGIARYLKEQNPNIKIIGVDADGSVIKHYHETGELDKSLIHSYQIEGLGKNLIPGATDFSVIDEYVKVNDEQSAYRTRELALQEGIMGGYTSGAVLQGLLQYKDNLPADAVSVVVFPDHGSRYMNKVYSDDWMAQQGFNIDKK; encoded by the coding sequence ATGGTGCGCCTCAATCGCATTACGCAATCGGTTCCTGGCGAAGTCTTTGCAAAGCTTGAAATGTTCAACCCAGGGCATTCTGCCAAAGACCGAATCGCAAAATACATTATAGAAGATGCCGAAGAAAAAGGCTTGCTAAAGCCCGGTGCCACGATTGTAGAAACCACCTCTGGCAACACGGGCTTTGCTATTGCTATGAATGCCATTGTAAAAGGCTACAAATGTATCGTAGCCGTGAGCGATAAAACCAAGGAAGACAAAATTGCATTTCTCAAAGCATTGGGAGCAGAAGTGCATATGTGCCCTGCCAATGTTCCTGCCGACGACCCTCGCTCCTATTACGAAACGGCAAGACGCATCGCCGAAGAAACTCCAAATTCTATTTACATCAATCAATACTTTAATCCCAAAAATATCGAAGCCCACTACCACTCTACGGGCAAGGAGATTTGGGAACAAACAGAGGGCAAAATCACGCATTTATTTGCTTGCTCTGGCACTGGCGGAACCATTTCGGGGATTGCTAGATATTTAAAGGAACAAAATCCAAACATCAAAATCATCGGTGTAGATGCCGATGGCTCTGTGATTAAACATTATCACGAAACGGGAGAATTAGATAAAAGTTTAATTCATTCTTACCAAATCGAGGGCTTGGGCAAAAACTTAATCCCTGGCGCCACCGATTTTTCGGTAATTGATGAATATGTAAAAGTAAACGATGAGCAAAGTGCCTACCGCACACGCGAATTAGCCCTACAAGAAGGAATCATGGGCGGCTATACGAGCGGTGCCGTTTTGCAAGGATTATTGCAATACAAGGATAATTTACCAGCCGATGCCGTGAGCGTTGTGGTATTCCCAGACCATGGCTCTCGCTATATGAACAAAGTGTACAGCGACGATTGGATGGCGCAACAAGGCTTTAACATCGATAAAAAATAA
- a CDS encoding aminotransferase class I/II-fold pyridoxal phosphate-dependent enzyme, which produces MDIFERIKENRGPLGQFADYGEGYFIFPKLEGELGPRMKFQGKEVICWSLNNYLGLANHPEIRKTDAEAAAQYGLAYPMGARAMSGQTDKHEELEQRLAKFVQKEAAYLLNFGYQGMLSIIDALLSPKDVVVYDSDSHACIVDGVRLHMGKRFTYQHNDAESLEKMLSRAEKITEKTGGGILVITEGVFGMRGQQGNLKEVVALKKKHNFRLLVDDAHGFGTLGKTGAGAGEEQGVQDEIDVYFSTFAKSMASVGAFVAGEKQMIEYLKYNMRSQIFAKSLPMPLVVGALKRLDMLQTMPELKDKLWENTNKLQNGLREAGFNLGNTSTCVTPVFLEGSTVEGTLLVKDLRENFGIFTSIVVYPVIPKGMILLRLIPTAAHTDAEIKETIEAFKAIREKLISGVYAKMEDEMNLDYQQY; this is translated from the coding sequence ATGGATATTTTTGAAAGAATAAAAGAAAACAGAGGTCCGTTAGGACAATTTGCAGACTATGGCGAAGGTTATTTCATCTTCCCAAAACTTGAAGGGGAACTTGGTCCTAGAATGAAATTCCAAGGCAAAGAAGTAATTTGCTGGAGTTTAAACAACTATTTGGGGCTTGCCAATCACCCAGAAATCAGAAAAACTGACGCCGAAGCTGCTGCACAATACGGGCTCGCCTACCCTATGGGAGCGCGTGCTATGTCTGGACAGACTGATAAACACGAAGAGCTAGAACAGCGTTTGGCTAAATTCGTTCAGAAAGAAGCTGCTTATTTATTAAACTTCGGATACCAAGGAATGCTTTCAATCATCGACGCATTGCTTAGCCCAAAAGATGTTGTGGTGTATGATAGCGATTCGCACGCTTGTATCGTAGACGGTGTTCGCCTACACATGGGTAAAAGATTTACTTACCAGCACAACGATGCCGAAAGTTTAGAAAAAATGCTAAGTCGTGCCGAAAAAATTACTGAAAAAACAGGAGGCGGAATCCTTGTTATCACAGAAGGAGTTTTCGGAATGCGCGGACAGCAAGGAAACTTAAAAGAAGTAGTGGCACTTAAGAAAAAACACAATTTTAGACTTTTGGTAGACGACGCTCACGGATTCGGAACTTTGGGTAAAACTGGCGCCGGTGCTGGCGAAGAGCAAGGCGTGCAAGATGAAATTGATGTGTACTTCTCTACTTTTGCTAAATCTATGGCAAGTGTTGGTGCATTCGTAGCGGGCGAAAAACAAATGATTGAGTACCTAAAATACAACATGCGCTCTCAAATCTTTGCTAAATCTTTACCAATGCCACTCGTAGTAGGTGCATTGAAAAGACTCGACATGCTACAAACCATGCCAGAATTAAAAGATAAACTTTGGGAAAATACCAATAAATTACAAAACGGATTGCGCGAAGCTGGTTTCAATTTAGGAAACACCTCAACCTGCGTTACGCCAGTATTCTTAGAAGGCTCTACCGTAGAAGGAACTTTATTGGTAAAAGACTTGCGCGAAAACTTTGGAATCTTCACAAGTATCGTGGTATATCCTGTAATTCCAAAAGGAATGATTCTATTGCGTTTGATTCCAACTGCAGCACACACCGATGCCGAAATCAAAGAAACAATAGAAGCCTTCAAAGCTATTCGCGAAAAATTGATTTCTGGCGTTTATGCTAAAATGGAAGACGAAATGAATTTAGATTACCAACAATACTAA